A stretch of the Deltaproteobacteria bacterium genome encodes the following:
- a CDS encoding AraC family transcriptional regulator, which produces CDYVRNHRLDQSRELLAQGRWSVTEIAHRCDFHDATHFIKHFKRRFGTTPGSYMKAAS; this is translated from the coding sequence CTGCGACTATGTGCGCAACCACCGCCTGGATCAGTCACGGGAACTGCTCGCCCAAGGACGCTGGTCCGTGACCGAAATCGCCCACCGCTGCGACTTCCACGACGCCACGCATTTCATCAAACACTTCAAGCGACGTTTTGGAACGACCCCCGGCTCATACATGAAGGCCGCGTCCTGA